The sequence below is a genomic window from Sphingomonas crusticola.
GAAAGCGGCGGTGGTCTGCGGCTGGAAGGCGTGGCGCGCAAAATAGGAGGTGAGATAGGCGTCCCACCGTGGGCGTCCGACCGCGACCTCGATCGTGCGCAGGAAGGTCGCGCCCTTATTGTAGTCGAGCTCGCCATAGGTGCCTTCGGGTGCGCCGTGGAGCCGCGTCTCGTCCGGCTTCGCCGCCTTGAGATCGCGCTGGAGATTGTCCCACGACAGATCGGCCAGCGTCGCGCTGCGCGCCTGACCGTAGACCGCCTCGTCGATGCGGTTTTCGAAATAGGTGGTGAATCCCTCGTTGAGCCAGATGTCGGACCAGGTGGCATTGGTGACGAGATTGCCCGACCAGCTGTGCGCCAGTTCGTGCGCGATCACGTCGACATTGGATTTGTCACCGGTGATGATCGTCGGGGTGGCGAATGTAAGGGTAGGATTCTCCATCCCGCCAAACGGGAAGGATGGCGGCAGAACGAGAATATCGTAGCGGCCCCAGCGGTACGGGCCGTACAACTTCTCGGCAGTGTCGACCATCTTCTCGGTGTCGCTCAGCTCGCGCGCGGCACGATCGAGCATCGATGGCTCGGTGTATACGCCGGTACGGGGCCCGAGCGGACGGAAGGCGAGGTCGCCCACGGCAAGCGCGATCAAGTAGGGCGGGACATTATGGTCCATGCGGAAGCGATAGCTGTGCCAGCCTTTGGCTGCGGGCACGCCTTTGGGCGTCAGCCGCTCGGCACTCATGACCGCGACCAGATCTGACGGTACGGTGATCTTGGCGCTCCAGCTCTGGCGGATGCCCGGGCTGTCCTGGGTCGGGATCCAGCTGCGATTGTTGATCGATTGGCCCTGGCTATAGAGATATGGCTTCTTCTTGCCGGCGGTGAGCGCGGGCGCGAGCCAGCCGAGCGCGCTGGCATCCGGGCTGGAGCGATACGTGACGATAATCCGCCGCGCCGCACCGATTTCGACGGTCAGGGGTGCGCCCTTGTAGTCGTCGTAGGCGCCAACGGAATATTTGAGCGGGCGGCCGGCGACATCGGTGATTTTGGCAATGATGAGCTTGTTGTCGTCCAGCACGATCTCGTGCGCGCCGGGCGCGGCGAGAATTTCGAGCACGGCGGTCCCGCGCATCGTCTTCGTTCGGAAGTCGGCGGTGAGATTGAGATCGACATGCGTCACCCGCGCGATCTCGGGCCGGGCATAGGACAAGGTATCGCGCGCTTCGGCCGTGGTCAGGATCGGGGAGGGTGCGTCGGGGCGAGCTAACACCGGAGCAATGGTCAGCGCGGCGGTCAGGAAGGCAGCGGCGGGAGCGGCGGCTAAGATGCGCATGAAAGATCTTTCGGGAAGACGATGCCGTCTTGTGACCGCGCCATCGCCCGGCCGCAAGCGGTGCGCGGTTGGCGGATAGATTAACTCATGTGTGCGTTCAGCGCGAAAGGAGACCGCTGCTGTCGCTCTGGCTGGAACTGCTCGTCGCGGCGCTGATGGTGCCGGTGCTCGCTTTGACGCATGGCTGGGGGCTGATGGGCATGTCGCACATGTTCAACCTGACCGACGAGGCGCTGCTCCATCAACGGCTCAGCCCAAA
It includes:
- a CDS encoding M1 family metallopeptidase translates to MRILAAAPAAAFLTAALTIAPVLARPDAPSPILTTAEARDTLSYARPEIARVTHVDLNLTADFRTKTMRGTAVLEILAAPGAHEIVLDDNKLIIAKITDVAGRPLKYSVGAYDDYKGAPLTVEIGAARRIIVTYRSSPDASALGWLAPALTAGKKKPYLYSQGQSINNRSWIPTQDSPGIRQSWSAKITVPSDLVAVMSAERLTPKGVPAAKGWHSYRFRMDHNVPPYLIALAVGDLAFRPLGPRTGVYTEPSMLDRAARELSDTEKMVDTAEKLYGPYRWGRYDILVLPPSFPFGGMENPTLTFATPTIITGDKSNVDVIAHELAHSWSGNLVTNATWSDIWLNEGFTTYFENRIDEAVYGQARSATLADLSWDNLQRDLKAAKPDETRLHGAPEGTYGELDYNKGATFLRTIEVAVGRPRWDAYLTSYFARHAFQPQTTAAFLADLRANLIRGDAALEARLDLDKWAYRPGLPGNAIHIRSATLAKIDETLEQVNAGASAASLDTFRWSTQEWLRFLNGLPRKQAPARLAELDRGLGLSASANPYIRSAWLVLAAQNRYEPAVASMAEFLPRIGRGLLIFPVYRALKAEGDWGLPIARRIYAGARGNYHPTVAVTLDKLLAAPAAR